The Anoxybacillus amylolyticus DNA segment GCTTCTTCACGCGCTTTTCGTGCTGCTTCGCGCGCTTGGTATGCTCTAATTGCTTTTTTGACGAGCATTGTCCCGATGTCTGGATTTTCTTGTAAAAAATATGTTAAATGCTCAGACACAATCGCATCGACAGCGGAGCGGGCTTCGCTCGTTCCGAGTTTTCCTTTTGTTTGCCCTTCAAACTGCAATAAATGTTCCGGAATTCTGACCGATACAATCGCCGATAACCCTTCGCGAATATCAGAGCCTTCTAAGTTTTTATCTTTTTCTTTTAGTAGACTTGTTTTGCGTGCATATTCGTTAAAAACGCGGGTCATCGCTGTTTTGGCGCCTGCTTCATGCGTTCCGCCATCTTTTGTGCGAACATTGTTCACGAACGAAAGTACATTTTCCGAGTAGCCGTCATTAAATTGAAACGCAAATTCGACTTCGATTCCGTTTTGTTGCCCTTCAAAATAAACGACGGGATGGAGAACATCTTTTTCTTCATTCAAATAAGCAACAAACGCTTCAATTCCGTTTTCGTAATGAAACAACTCGCGCATATCGGTCCGTTCATCGACTAATTCAATTTTCAACCCTTTTAATAGAAAAGCTGATTCTCGCAACCGTTCACTTAACGTTTCGTAATTGAACGTTGTCGTGCTAAAAATGGTCGGGTCTGGTTTGAATTGAATCATCGTTCCTGTCTTTTTCGTTGTTCCCATTTTTTCTAATGTCGTGACAGGTGTTCCACCCTGTTCAAACCGTTGTTGATAAATAAATCCGTCGCGGTGAATCGTGACGACGAGCCATTCCGATAAGGCGTTGACGACAGAGGCGCCCACTCCGTGTAACCCCCCGCTCGTTTTATAGCCGCCTTGCCCGAATTTTCCGCCGGCATGCAAAACGGTTAAAATGACTTCCGGCGTTGGTTTTCCAAGTTTATGCATGCCGACTGGCATCCCACGACCTTCATCGAGTACTGTGATGCTGTTGTCTTTATGTATTTTGACGAGAATATAGTTTCCGTATCCAGCGAGCGCTTCGTCGACGGAGTTGTCGACAATTTCATAGACGAGATGATGCAACCCGCGGCTATCGGTGCTGCCGATATACATCCCGGGGCGCTTTCTAACCGCTTCTAGTCCTTCAAGTACTTGGATAGCATCATCGTTATATTCGTATATTTTCTGTTTTGTCACGCACATACCCCTTTCAAAAACAAGAACATTTGTTTCTGTTTTATTTTAGCATAAATTTCGGAAACGTCTATGCCTATTTTGCCAGCTAATCAAACTTCTGAAAATGGAAATGACCATCTTTCGAAAAAGATGGCCGAGTTTCGTTTACCTTTTTTTCGTTAGAGCGTGCTCTACTTTAATACAGCGATCCATCACAACGGTATATCCTTTTTCTTTTAAAAACCTATATACGTCTTCATGGACAACACCTAACTGCGCCCAAAACACATCGGCATCGATTTGGACGAACTCGCGAGCAACTTCTGGTAAATGCTCCGAACGACGAAACACGTTCACAATATCGACATGTCCTTCAATGTCTTTTAACGATTTCATCGCTGGAATCCCTTCCCACTCCTCAATCATTGGATTGACCGGAATAATGTCGTATCCCGCATCTTTCATTGCTTTTGCGACCATATACGACGTGCGATCGGGATTATTTGATAAGCCGACAACGGCAATGCGTTTTGCTTTTTGCAAAATCTCAGCGATCTCTTCGCGACTTGGATTCGTAATTGGCATGTTTTTTCTCCTTTCGAACGCTTTTTTGTAGTATTTCTTTATCCAACAAGGAAAATCCTGCTTATGTCAATATTTTTATGTCTACGATAGCTTAGCTAAACTCAGCTTAAAGTTCGAAAAAAACAATCATACAAAGATAATTTTCTTATCATGTCATCCACTGTATGCGTATAACCAAGTTGAACAACATAAAATAAAACAAGACATTGGCGGCAACCAATGTCCCATCTATACACAGCTTACTGCAAGAAGTGCAGTGGCCCAAAAAAGCGAATCGTAACCCACCTTCACTTAGGCCAAGCAGGGTGGGTTACTTTTTGTCTTTGGATACAGCGACGATAGTTACGATGAGCGAGGCAAACGCAATCATTAGATTCATTCTCTTCACTAATGATAATCAACCGGATCGCTTTTTCATTGAATCGAAAGTGTCAATTCCTGCAAAGCACCCGCTTCAACGCTTCGCGAAACGGGGAGTTCAGTCTTCATCTTTCTTTTTTTGTTGTTGTTCTTCTCGCTTCTCTTCTTTAGGAGCTTTTTCTTGTTTTTCTAACGGCTTAGGCTTTTCTTCTTCTCGTTCCGTTTTCGACTGCTCTTCCGGTTGTTTATGATTTTCTTGCTCACTATTAGCTTTTTCTTGTTTGTCCAGCTGCTTGCGTTTTTCTTCCGGTTTTAAAACTTTCTTTTGCTCTTTTTCTAAATGTTTGTTTGGCACTTTAGGTTTTTCCTTTTCTATTTCTTTTCTTCCATATTCTCCTTGAGTTTTATTTTCGTTTTCTTCTTTAACTTTTCTCTTATTATGATTAGTCTGTTGCTCTTTATGTTCCATTTGTTTATCCTTTTCGGTTAAATTTCCAAACATTTTTTTAATTTCTGCTACTGATTTTTCTTTTACTTTTTCGATTGGCACTCCGTTGTTTTCGGCAATCGCTAATTTATTGGGGGAAACGCCTAATTTTTTCGCTTCATCATGTGTCCGTTTACTTATTTCAATCATTGTAACCGCTAGTTTTGTTTTTTGTTCAATCATATGGATCGTTTTTTCGATTTGCTCATCAATCGTTTTATTCTTCTTGTTAATATGGGTGATGGAAATCATCACATCTCGCTCATTTTTTAAATAGCCGTTCTGTTCACTTTGATCAATGATTTCCTCCGTAACATCGGTTAACGTTTTACCTCTCCAATCGTCAATCGAACGAACAATTTTCCTGCCGTCATCGTTATATGCTCGCATGTCTGTAACTGTTTGTTTGTCATCGATGGACATCTCGATGCTTGGATTTATATCGATCGTCACGTATGCATAAGCTTTGCCCGTATTTAGGTTGGTTAATAACGGGATCACAGCTAACAACAAGACTAGCGCCATAGAAAACTGAGGGATTTTTCTTGCAAATAGCTTTTGTCCTAAACTTGCTTTTTCTTCTTGGGACGTTGTAAATGAAATCTCCTCGCCAATTTGATATTCCTTTATTTTCTTTACTTTTAAAAACTCGCCGTCACGGGTCATGACGATATAATAATGTTTATGTTCTTCCATAATAATTCCATTTCTCATTTTTCCACCCCCTTTAAATACTCTTTCAAATAAATATAATCTTCTGAAAGAAGGATCACGAGCGCAATTAAATATTTTCGGTTTCTTTCAATTGTTTTACGGCTCACATCAACTAGATTGGCCACTTCCTTAATCGGTAACTTCTTCGTATCGAACAATTGCTTTTTTAAATTCTCATTCCTTAAGATCGTTTTCGCTATGAGTAAAGACGTTTCTCTTGCATCCTTATGCTTGGGGGAATGTTCTGTTAGATCAAGTATTGTAATCCCAAATTCTTTTAATTTTTCAGTATAATGGAAGATTTCTTCTTTTCGCTGTTCCGTTTCGATTTGTTTTTGATATTGCTCGCTCGTTACTTTGATTTCGTATGGATTTTCCATATCTTCTTCTCTGTCATCGAGCGAATAGCCGTAATTCTTTTTTTCCTTTCGGATGTAATCAATGACCCGGCGTTTAATCACCAAGCTTGCAAAAGATAAAAAGTTGCTCCCTTTATTGGGCGCATATTTTTCAATCGCCTCGTTAAAAGCAATTAGTCCTATGCTAAATTCATCATCATATTCTGGATCAATTTTTCTTTTGCATACTTCGGAAACTTTTGTGGCGATAAACGGTTTGTATTGTTCGATAAAATCGTTTAATTTTTCTGTTTCCCTGTTTTGGAATTGTTCAATGAATTTTTCTATTTGATCGTCCTTTACCTTCCTAAAAAAACTGCGAAGCATCTCTTCACCCCTTGCCTTCCTTAACATATTCGCCACTCGCGCCATTTTTATGGGGGTGTCATCATTTATAAAAGTATACATCAAAAAAGCCCTCCGTTGAGAGAGGACTTGATTGGGCATTATTCATCATCTTCATCTTTGTTTTCTTTATTGCTTCCGTTCCCATTCTTTTTTTCATGTTCTTTCTTTTCTTTTGCCCGTTTTTCCGCTTCTTTGCTAGCTTTTTCTTCGTGTTTTTGTACTTCTTCACGGGCTTTTTCCTCACGTCTTGGATCTTCTTTTGCTTTCACTTCGTGTTTCTTAGCTTCGTCTGTTGCCTTTTCTTCATGCGTGCTTGTTTCTTTTTGCTGTTTCTCTACTTTGTTAGCTGGTGATTGGCTTTCTTCTTTGACGTCTTCTTCCGTTTTTACTTGATTTGTTGCATCCTCCATCGCAGTTTTATCACCATTTTCTTCCGCTTCTGCTTTTTCATCTTTCATGTTATTTTTATTCTTTTTATTAGCATAGTCCGCTTTTTTCTTTTCTAGTTTCGCTAGCTTTTTCTGAAGCCGTTCTACTTTTTTATCGTCGCCATTTGCTTTCGCTTCTTCTAACTCGGCTGTTAGCCGTTTTTCTTTTATCATGGTCGTAATTTGTTTAGGGTGAAGACCGTTTTCTTTCGCTAGCTCCCCAAATCCTTTTCCCTCTTTCACAGCATCAGCGATTTCTTCCACCGTTTTTCCGGTTGCCTCCGCTAATGCGACAATTTTCGCCATTTCGCCATATCCGAATCCTTGATCACGAAGCGATTGAACGATGTTTTCATCAATACCTTTTACCACATTCGCGACTGCTTTCGTTGTTTCTTGCGTTTCTGTCAACGCCTCTTTTGTACTTTCGTCTAATTGCTGTGAGATCGTTTCTTCCGATTTTTCATCGACATTTGCTGTTTCTTCTAATTGATTCGTCAGTTGTTCTTGTTTTTCGCTCGTTAATTCCCCTTCATGAATCGCTTCGGACACCTTTTCCTGCGATTGCGCAAGTAGCTGAATATACGCTTCGACAGCTTCTTTCACAAATTGTTGTTTTTCTGATTGTGTCATTACTTTCGCTTCGGCGAGTCGTTCTTTCGCAAATTGAAGCAGCAATTCGCTTTCTTTTTCGGAATCGGCTGTAATCGCTAGCTGTAAATCTTCTAGAAATTTATCGAATGTATACAAAATACTGTCAGGCGTTGTGCCTGCTTCCGATGCCGTTTGTTCGTCTGAAACTACACTTTGCCAGTCTACTGTGTTTTCACTATTAGCAGACGCATACGTACCTCCTAACATCGATGTAAACAACACGCTTGTGGCTAAAATGTTCTTCATCTTGAATACTTTGTCCATATGTAACACCCTCCTTTTGTTCATGACAAGATATCTTTCGGAGACGCTTGACGGTTTGTGGGGGTCAATCCGAAACAAAAAGGAGGGGAGCTTAATTAAGCTATTTTTGTTCGAAATAATCTTATGCCTAGCGCTATAAAAATAATCCCCGTTAATTTATTCAATAAATTGGAAATGGAGGCGTTTTTTTCTCAGATTTTCCGTAGCAACCGACGAAAAATAGGCGACGAGCAAACAAAAGTTGGAGAATCCGCAACTACTGTTCCTAGTATAAAAAGCAACACACCGAATCCGAAAAGAAGCATGCTCAGTTTTTTTACGTTATACCGAAACAGCAAGTCGCTCGTTAAAGTGAAGATATAAATAAGACTCAACACCATAAATATAGGAAAAGTAGGCTTGAATTTGTCTGCGTATATAAAGTAGTCGCGTTGTGAAATATCATCACTTCTCGTGATTTGATCGTTGAATATTTTGGAAAACCATGCAGAATGCTTCCATTCCCATGGTCGATCTCTTCACTCGCTTCCTTCGTACCATGAAGCTAATGCAGCGAAAACTAAAATTACAAGCGCTGATACGTATTGAAAAATCCACAATAGTCTATTCATCCCACTCCTACCTCTTTTCCTGCCTTTCGTGATTTACATCCTCTGTGTGACGTATTATCAGTATGTTTGCACAAACAGTCCGTCCCCTTCGAGCCATTCGGCGACTAACACTTCTTGATAACTTGTCACACCGAAAGTACGGAGTTCGCGCTGTAGCCATTCTTCGTCCTTTCCTAACTCCCGAAGTTCGTCCATCAGCACTTCTCCGTCGCGGATTACCGTTGTTGGGACGCTCACCGCACGGGGAGAAAGTTGAAAATCTTCCCTCGTTGTTTTCTGATAGCGTGATTTTTTCAATACGCTAATTGAACCGTTTGCTTCTAGATAACAAAAAGCGACTTCCCGCAACGAAAACGTTTCGCTTTGGCGAAGCAAGCTTTGGAGCTGGTTGAGCGTCATACGCGATTTTTTTAACGCTTCATAATCGATCATTCCGTTGCGAATAAGCACCGTCGGTTTTCCTTCCGCAATGCCGCGAAACCATAGCCATTTTTGGCTCATATATTCCACTAAAATGAGCAGTGCTCCCCATACGGTGATCGAATAAACGATGTACCAAATATGGACATGGTCATCATATAGCGCATTCCCTAACAATTCCCCTAATACAATCGCCGAAATAAACGTAAACGGTGTAATTTGATGAATTATCTTTTTCCCAGCCACTTTTACGACAAGAAATAACATCATAAACCCAATCACAAGCTCTGCTGTTAACTCCACTATTTTCATTGGTTGCACCGCCTCACGATCATCATCACTATTTTCATTATGGGCAAAGCGGGCAAAACATATGTCTCTTCTATCTCTTTCTACATTGCTTCTTTCATTCCTGCCTCATTCATTGCATCTCTCCCTTTTCCACTGTATGATGTTAGTAAACTAGGTAGAAAGGAGCTTAACAATGAAAAAGCAACTGCCGCCCGGCCAGTTTGAAACAGACAAATGGCCAATTCTTCACGAAGGTGAAGTGTACGAATTCGATGAAAAAACGTGGACATTCCGGCTATTTGGCGAAGTGAAAGAAGAAGTGACCCTCTCCTACGAACAAGTGATGAAGCTGCCAAAAACGATCTCGACCATCGATATGCATTGCGTCACAACATGGTCAAAGTTTGATACAACGTTTGAAGGAATTGCTTTTCGCGAATTTTTGCGCTTCGTTGAACTCGAACCGGATGTGAAATACGTGAAAATTTACGGTTATTTAAACAAAAATCCGCTCGGCTATTCGGCGAATTTGCCGCTTGAAGCGCTTATGGGGGATGATGCGCTTTTTGTTTACCGCTGGAAAGATGCGCAACACGACTGGCAAGACATTTCGCCAAAACACGGCTACCCGTTGCGCTTTATTCCCCCCGCTTCCTTTTATTTATGGAAAGGGGCAAAATGGGCGACAGGCATTTGTTTTATGAAAAAAGATGAACCTGGTTATTGGGAACAGCGCGGCTATTCGATGACCGCCAATCCGTTTAAAGAAGAACGCTTTTCCTCGCCAACCGAATGGCTGCGCTCCTTTTTTTAACTCTGGTTGCATCATAAGCTATCATGCGTATCTTTTATTTTTGTGATATAATACGAGCGAATGAAGTAAAGGAGGCTGCGTATGAAACAAGAAGTAATCGAACGGTTGACAAGATACGCGAAAATCAACACCCAATCTGACCCAGCAAGCAACACGTGCCCCTCTACCGAAGGCCAATGGACGCTTGCCAACATGTTAGTCGAAGAGCTAAAAGCAATCGGCATGGAAGAAGTAGCGGTCGATGAAAACGGGTATGTGATGGCAACGTTGCCAGCGAATACAGACAAAGAAGTGCCGACAATCGGCTTTTTGGCGCATATGGACACGGCAACAGATTTCACAGGCGCGAACGTCAATCCACAAATCGTCGAATCATATGACGGTGGGGATATTTTGTTAAATAAAGACTTACATATTATTCTTTCGCCCGCCGATTTTCCGGAACTTTCGCATTACAAAGGACATACATTAATCACAACCGATGGCACCACGCTTTTAGGCGCAGACAATAAAGCAGGAATTGCCGAAATTATGACAGCGATGGAATACCTCATCAAACATCCAGAAATCAAACATGGAAAAATTCGTGTCGCCTTTACGCCAGATGAAGAGATTGGAAGAGGTCCGCATAAGTTTGATGTTGCTGCATTTGGCGCAAAGTACGCTTACACCGTTGATGGCGGTCCGCTTGGCGAATTGGAATACGAAAGCTTTAATGCTGCGCAAGCAAAAATTACATTCAAAGGAAAAAACGTACATCCAGGTTCCGCGAAAGGAAAAATGATTAACTCATTGAAACTAGCAATGGAATTTCACGCCCATCTCCCTGCGAATGAAGCGCCAGAGCATACCGAAGGATACGAAGGATTTTACCACCTTCTCTCCTGCCAAGGCGATGTCGAACAAACAACACTCCATTACATTATTCGCGACTTCGACCGCTGGGCATTTGAGGCAAGAAAAACAACCATCGAAGAAATCGCGGCCAAACTGCAAGGAAAATACGGAAAAGAGCGAATTCAACTGGAAATAATCGACCAGTATTACAACATGCGCGAAAAAATTGAACCGGTCAAAGAAGTGGTTGACATAGCGTACGAAGCGATGCAAAACTTAGGGATTGAGCCTATCATCAAACCGATCCGCGGTGGAACAGATGGCTCACAGCTATCCTATATGGGGCTGCCTACGCCAAATATTTTTACAGGCGGCGAAAACTTCCACGGCCGTTACGAATATATTTCTGTCGACAATATGGTCAAAGCGGTGAATGTTATTATTGAAATCGTGAAATTGTTTGAACAAAAAGCAACAACGGAGTAATCTGTCAGCCCTCCCTTCTATATTAGAAGAGGAGGGCTTTTGTATAACAATCTCCTTTATTTCAATACTAAACATAAACTATTGGAGGGGGTGCGTCATGTGAGAGAGAAATGTTACTACGAAAAACCCCTCTTCCAAAAGGCGGTTAGTTAGTGACCATCAGCTTGCAATCGCCGCATTGTATGAAATGATCGAATAGCTCGTCGGTGCTAGTGCTAAACAAGTAAAAGCGGTCAAAGATTTTTTAAGAACGCAAGGCGCCACGTTGGATACATAACGCGGGATAATTCTTTGCTTCTTTGGGTCTGTTTTTGCTTTATTGTTGCTGACAAACTTGCGTGATACATTGCTCAAAAAATAATCATCCTCTGTATCTAGCGTTTTTTTCGTTGCGTGGTAAAATAAAGACATGCACGAAATTGATAAGTAAAGGGTGTATGAAGCTTGGTGACAAAACTGTTGATATTGGCAGCTGCCTACTTACTTGGCTCCATTCCATTTGCGCTCGTTGTCGGGAAAGTCGGATACGGCATCGACATTCGCGAGCACGGAAGCGGAAACTTAGGGGGAACGAATACGTTTCGTGTCCTCGGCGTCAAAGCCGGGATGATGGTAACGATTGGCGACATTTTAAAAGGTACGCTAGCAGCTAGCCTTCCTGTCTTATTTGCGGTCGATATGCATCCGTTATTGGCTGGGATTTTTGCAGTGATCGGGCATATGTATCCACTGTTTGCTGGATTTCGCGGAGGAAAAGCAGTGGCGACGTCAGGGGGCGTGATATTGTTTTACTCTCCATTTCTATTTTTTACGCTTATCGCTGTTTTCTTTCTGACGCTCTATTTGTCCAAATATGTTTCCCTTTCCTCCATGATGGCTGGGGTGTATGCCATTATATATACCGTGTTCTTTACGGACGATATCCCGCTTACGATTGTTGTAGCGGTATTAACGACGTTTATTTTTTACCGTCACCGCGCCAACATTAAACGAATCATCAATAAAACCGAACCAAAAATCAAATGGTTATAATAGGCTGTCCTATGTTCGGGCAGCCTCTTTTGCGGAATATGAATAAACAGAAAGGAGATTTTTCATTGAAACTGCCACACACATTCGTCGAAAAAATGAACGCCCTTTTACAAGAAGAGGCGCCACGTTTTTTCGCATCGTATGAAAAAGAAAAAGTAAATGGCTTGCGTTTTAATCCATTGAAAATCGAACGAGATGCGTTTTTAGCGCTCGCTCCGTTTTCGCTTTCCCCTGTTCCGTTTTGTCCGACTGGTTTTTACTACGAAACGGACGACCAACCGGGAAAACATCCGTATCACGCCGCAGGGCTATATTATATTCAAGAGCCAAGTGCGATGTTTGTAGCCGAAACGTTGCAACCAAGCCATGGAGAAAAAGTGCTCGACCTTTGTGCTGCTCCTGGTGGAAAAACGACACAGCTCGCTGCGATGATGGACAATACCGGCTTTTTACTGGCTAATGAAATTCATCCGAAACGCGTTAAAGCGCTATCGGAAAATATCGAACGGCTCGGCATTACAAACACGCTCGTCACGAACGAAACCCCAGAAAAATTAGCGGAGTATTTTGTCGGCTATTTTGATAAAATTTTAGTCGATGCGCCGTGTTCTGGAGAAGGGATGTTTCGAAAAGATGAAGAAGCGATTCACTACTGGAGTGAAGAACACGTTCACCAGTGTGCCGTAAAACAGCGCCATATTCTAGACTGCGCCTATCGCATGTTGAAAGAGGGAGGTATTCTCATCTATTCTACATGCACCTTTTCTCCCGAAGAAAATGAACAGACGATGGAGGCATTGCTACAAAAATACGAAGATCTCGAATTAGTAGCGATTGAAAAAAGCGCTGGCATTCAACCCGGACGACCGGAATGGACGAAGACAACGTTGACGGCGATCGAACAAACAGCTCGGCTTTGGCCACATCTGCTACTAGGAGAAGGACATTTTGTGGCCAAATTGCAAAAAGTGAGCCCAGCGCCAACATGGAAAGGAAAAAACGCTACATCTAATGTGACGAAACAAACATTGCGCGAGTATCGAGCGTTTGAACAAGAAACGTTAACGATTAATATCGAAAAAACGATGTATTCGTTTAATCAGCACTTATTTGCCCTTCCGGATGATTGTCCTAGTTTTGCTGGACTAAAAATCGTGCGC contains these protein-coding regions:
- the parE gene encoding DNA topoisomerase IV subunit B: MTKQKIYEYNDDAIQVLEGLEAVRKRPGMYIGSTDSRGLHHLVYEIVDNSVDEALAGYGNYILVKIHKDNSITVLDEGRGMPVGMHKLGKPTPEVILTVLHAGGKFGQGGYKTSGGLHGVGASVVNALSEWLVVTIHRDGFIYQQRFEQGGTPVTTLEKMGTTKKTGTMIQFKPDPTIFSTTTFNYETLSERLRESAFLLKGLKIELVDERTDMRELFHYENGIEAFVAYLNEEKDVLHPVVYFEGQQNGIEVEFAFQFNDGYSENVLSFVNNVRTKDGGTHEAGAKTAMTRVFNEYARKTSLLKEKDKNLEGSDIREGLSAIVSVRIPEHLLQFEGQTKGKLGTSEARSAVDAIVSEHLTYFLQENPDIGTMLVKKAIRAYQAREAARKAREEARSGKKKKGKEAVLSGKLTPAQTRNPKKNELYLVEGDSAGGSAKQGRDRRFQAVLPLRGKVINTEKAKLADIFKNEEINTIIHAIGGGVGADFSLEDVNYDKVIIMTDADTDGAHIQVLLLTFFYRYMRPLIEAGKVYIALPPLYKISKGTGKKEMVQYAWTDEQLKEATKKLGKGYTIQRYKGLGEMNADQLWETTMNPETRTLIRVRIDDAARAERRVTTLMGDKVEPRRKWIETHVQFGLEDDPNILENEHVLVAEEGV
- a CDS encoding CoA-binding protein; the encoded protein is MPITNPSREEIAEILQKAKRIAVVGLSNNPDRTSYMVAKAMKDAGYDIIPVNPMIEEWEGIPAMKSLKDIEGHVDIVNVFRRSEHLPEVAREFVQIDADVFWAQLGVVHEDVYRFLKEKGYTVVMDRCIKVEHALTKKR
- a CDS encoding anti-sigma factor domain-containing protein, whose product is MRNGIIMEEHKHYYIVMTRDGEFLKVKKIKEYQIGEEISFTTSQEEKASLGQKLFARKIPQFSMALVLLLAVIPLLTNLNTGKAYAYVTIDINPSIEMSIDDKQTVTDMRAYNDDGRKIVRSIDDWRGKTLTDVTEEIIDQSEQNGYLKNERDVMISITHINKKNKTIDEQIEKTIHMIEQKTKLAVTMIEISKRTHDEAKKLGVSPNKLAIAENNGVPIEKVKEKSVAEIKKMFGNLTEKDKQMEHKEQQTNHNKRKVKEENENKTQGEYGRKEIEKEKPKVPNKHLEKEQKKVLKPEEKRKQLDKQEKANSEQENHKQPEEQSKTEREEEKPKPLEKQEKAPKEEKREEQQQKKKDED
- the sigI gene encoding RNA polymerase sigma-I factor, with the protein product MLRSFFRKVKDDQIEKFIEQFQNRETEKLNDFIEQYKPFIATKVSEVCKRKIDPEYDDEFSIGLIAFNEAIEKYAPNKGSNFLSFASLVIKRRVIDYIRKEKKNYGYSLDDREEDMENPYEIKVTSEQYQKQIETEQRKEEIFHYTEKLKEFGITILDLTEHSPKHKDARETSLLIAKTILRNENLKKQLFDTKKLPIKEVANLVDVSRKTIERNRKYLIALVILLSEDYIYLKEYLKGVEK
- a CDS encoding DUF5667 domain-containing protein, whose protein sequence is MDKVFKMKNILATSVLFTSMLGGTYASANSENTVDWQSVVSDEQTASEAGTTPDSILYTFDKFLEDLQLAITADSEKESELLLQFAKERLAEAKVMTQSEKQQFVKEAVEAYIQLLAQSQEKVSEAIHEGELTSEKQEQLTNQLEETANVDEKSEETISQQLDESTKEALTETQETTKAVANVVKGIDENIVQSLRDQGFGYGEMAKIVALAEATGKTVEEIADAVKEGKGFGELAKENGLHPKQITTMIKEKRLTAELEEAKANGDDKKVERLQKKLAKLEKKKADYANKKNKNNMKDEKAEAEENGDKTAMEDATNQVKTEEDVKEESQSPANKVEKQQKETSTHEEKATDEAKKHEVKAKEDPRREEKAREEVQKHEEKASKEAEKRAKEKKEHEKKNGNGSNKENKDEDDE
- a CDS encoding YetF domain-containing protein yields the protein MKIVELTAELVIGFMMLFLVVKVAGKKIIHQITPFTFISAIVLGELLGNALYDDHVHIWYIVYSITVWGALLILVEYMSQKWLWFRGIAEGKPTVLIRNGMIDYEALKKSRMTLNQLQSLLRQSETFSLREVAFCYLEANGSISVLKKSRYQKTTREDFQLSPRAVSVPTTVIRDGEVLMDELRELGKDEEWLQRELRTFGVTSYQEVLVAEWLEGDGLFVQTY
- a CDS encoding sulfite oxidase-like oxidoreductase, which codes for MKKQLPPGQFETDKWPILHEGEVYEFDEKTWTFRLFGEVKEEVTLSYEQVMKLPKTISTIDMHCVTTWSKFDTTFEGIAFREFLRFVELEPDVKYVKIYGYLNKNPLGYSANLPLEALMGDDALFVYRWKDAQHDWQDISPKHGYPLRFIPPASFYLWKGAKWATGICFMKKDEPGYWEQRGYSMTANPFKEERFSSPTEWLRSFF
- the pepT gene encoding peptidase T, whose translation is MKQEVIERLTRYAKINTQSDPASNTCPSTEGQWTLANMLVEELKAIGMEEVAVDENGYVMATLPANTDKEVPTIGFLAHMDTATDFTGANVNPQIVESYDGGDILLNKDLHIILSPADFPELSHYKGHTLITTDGTTLLGADNKAGIAEIMTAMEYLIKHPEIKHGKIRVAFTPDEEIGRGPHKFDVAAFGAKYAYTVDGGPLGELEYESFNAAQAKITFKGKNVHPGSAKGKMINSLKLAMEFHAHLPANEAPEHTEGYEGFYHLLSCQGDVEQTTLHYIIRDFDRWAFEARKTTIEEIAAKLQGKYGKERIQLEIIDQYYNMREKIEPVKEVVDIAYEAMQNLGIEPIIKPIRGGTDGSQLSYMGLPTPNIFTGGENFHGRYEYISVDNMVKAVNVIIEIVKLFEQKATTE
- the plsY gene encoding glycerol-3-phosphate 1-O-acyltransferase PlsY encodes the protein MTKLLILAAAYLLGSIPFALVVGKVGYGIDIREHGSGNLGGTNTFRVLGVKAGMMVTIGDILKGTLAASLPVLFAVDMHPLLAGIFAVIGHMYPLFAGFRGGKAVATSGGVILFYSPFLFFTLIAVFFLTLYLSKYVSLSSMMAGVYAIIYTVFFTDDIPLTIVVAVLTTFIFYRHRANIKRIINKTEPKIKWL
- a CDS encoding RsmF rRNA methyltransferase first C-terminal domain-containing protein; the encoded protein is MKLPHTFVEKMNALLQEEAPRFFASYEKEKVNGLRFNPLKIERDAFLALAPFSLSPVPFCPTGFYYETDDQPGKHPYHAAGLYYIQEPSAMFVAETLQPSHGEKVLDLCAAPGGKTTQLAAMMDNTGFLLANEIHPKRVKALSENIERLGITNTLVTNETPEKLAEYFVGYFDKILVDAPCSGEGMFRKDEEAIHYWSEEHVHQCAVKQRHILDCAYRMLKEGGILIYSTCTFSPEENEQTMEALLQKYEDLELVAIEKSAGIQPGRPEWTKTTLTAIEQTARLWPHLLLGEGHFVAKLQKVSPAPTWKGKNATSNVTKQTLREYRAFEQETLTINIEKTMYSFNQHLFALPDDCPSFAGLKIVRAGLHLGEQKKQRFEPNHALALALKKEEIVHSLELEDYTKYLRGETIETGGDRGWVVVTIDGYPLGWGKEVKGTLKNFYPKGLRI